In Brevibacterium zhoupengii, the following are encoded in one genomic region:
- a CDS encoding SURF1 family protein — translation MGSLLFVLVLVTCFVGLSAWQVDRAQHKNDAVESADVEEVQPFNEVMEAQAPMPGILADQRVSLSGHWLPDAQVVVPGRVLDGDKGFWVVTMFAPDDARLGASVGADSEDKTIAIPVLRGFTTDEQTAMESRAAEGPVTMTAQIGPVEGPMPGNSLPEGQVRSVSTSQLINLFPDLLTYSGFLIPEEATGGAASIATDGLSFVPPTMTREEGGFDLQSAGYAIEWLIFAGMALYMWWQLLRDDFMRRRLGGDSDSQDLANSVEYVVVKSAGQSSIDPEVMSGLTGLPAYRHGAKKPRRSRGSDSKSSTATDDTSTNTTPTGGN, via the coding sequence TTGGGGTCCCTGCTCTTCGTTCTCGTCCTCGTCACCTGCTTCGTCGGACTCTCGGCGTGGCAGGTCGACCGTGCTCAGCATAAGAACGATGCTGTGGAATCGGCCGATGTCGAAGAGGTCCAGCCGTTCAACGAGGTGATGGAGGCCCAGGCCCCGATGCCCGGCATCCTCGCCGATCAGCGCGTCAGTCTGTCCGGGCACTGGCTTCCCGATGCACAGGTCGTCGTTCCCGGGCGCGTGCTCGATGGGGACAAGGGCTTCTGGGTGGTCACGATGTTCGCCCCCGATGACGCCCGCCTCGGCGCCTCTGTCGGCGCTGACTCCGAAGACAAGACCATCGCGATTCCGGTCTTGCGCGGCTTCACCACTGATGAGCAGACCGCCATGGAATCCCGTGCGGCAGAGGGCCCAGTCACGATGACGGCGCAGATCGGTCCCGTCGAGGGTCCGATGCCCGGCAACTCGCTGCCCGAAGGCCAGGTGCGCAGCGTCTCGACGTCACAGCTGATCAACCTGTTCCCCGACCTTCTGACCTACTCGGGCTTCCTCATTCCCGAAGAGGCCACCGGGGGCGCTGCCTCCATCGCGACCGACGGCCTGTCCTTCGTGCCGCCGACGATGACGCGGGAGGAGGGCGGATTCGACCTGCAGTCCGCTGGCTACGCGATCGAATGGCTGATCTTCGCCGGCATGGCCCTGTACATGTGGTGGCAGCTGCTGCGCGATGACTTCATGCGCCGCCGACTCGGTGGGGACTCCGATTCTCAGGATCTTGCGAACAGCGTCGAGTACGTTGTCGTGAAGTCTGCCGGCCAGTCCTCGATCGACCCCGAGGTGATGTCGGGACTGACCGGGCTTCCCGCCTACAGGCATGGAGCGAAGAAGCCTCGCAGGAGCCGCGGCTCTGATTCGAAGAGTTCCACTGCCACCGATGACACATCGACCAACACCACCCCGACCGGAGGAAACTGA
- a CDS encoding GuaB3 family IMP dehydrogenase-related protein, which yields MSSEIEIGKGKRGRRGYSLDDIAVIPARRTRDPEDVSLDWQIDAYKFDLPFIGAPMDSAMSPETVIALGKHGGLGVLDLEGLWTRYEDPTPMLAEIAQLPAEMATSRMQELYSAPIQAELITARLEQIREAGVTVAGALTPQRTQQFYKTVIDAGVDIFVIRGTTVSAEHVSSHTEPLNLKQFIYELDVPVIVGGAATYTAALHLMRTGAAGVLVGFGGGAAATTRKTLGLHAPMATAIADVHAARRDYMDESGGRYVHVIADGGLGSSGEIVKAFGVGADAVMLGTALARSTEAPGRGMHWGAEAHHPELPRGHRVELGTVGSLEQVLFGPGRTAIGELNLAGALRRALATTGYVDLKEFQRVDVTVSPYQPGSVV from the coding sequence GTGAGTTCTGAAATCGAAATCGGCAAAGGCAAGCGCGGTCGTCGCGGCTATTCCCTCGATGACATCGCCGTCATCCCTGCTCGGCGCACGAGAGATCCCGAGGATGTGTCGCTGGACTGGCAGATCGATGCCTACAAGTTCGATCTTCCCTTCATCGGCGCCCCCATGGACTCCGCCATGTCACCGGAGACCGTGATCGCTCTGGGCAAGCACGGTGGCCTGGGCGTACTCGACCTCGAGGGTCTGTGGACCCGCTACGAAGACCCCACCCCGATGTTGGCCGAAATCGCCCAACTGCCGGCCGAGATGGCGACCTCGCGCATGCAGGAGCTCTACTCTGCACCCATCCAGGCCGAACTCATCACGGCCAGGCTCGAACAGATCCGCGAGGCTGGAGTCACCGTCGCCGGTGCTCTGACTCCGCAGCGGACCCAGCAGTTCTACAAGACCGTCATCGATGCCGGGGTTGACATCTTCGTCATCCGCGGCACCACGGTCTCGGCCGAGCATGTGTCTTCGCACACGGAGCCGCTCAACCTCAAACAGTTCATCTACGAACTCGATGTCCCTGTCATCGTCGGCGGTGCCGCCACCTACACCGCAGCCCTGCACCTCATGCGCACCGGCGCTGCCGGAGTCCTCGTCGGCTTCGGCGGGGGAGCAGCCGCGACCACCCGCAAGACCTTGGGCCTCCACGCTCCGATGGCCACCGCGATCGCCGACGTCCACGCCGCCCGGCGTGACTACATGGATGAATCCGGCGGCCGCTACGTCCACGTCATCGCCGATGGCGGACTGGGCTCCAGCGGTGAGATCGTCAAGGCCTTCGGCGTCGGTGCCGATGCCGTCATGCTCGGCACCGCCCTGGCCCGTTCGACCGAGGCCCCGGGCCGCGGAATGCACTGGGGCGCCGAGGCACACCACCCCGAACTGCCCCGCGGACACCGTGTGGAGCTGGGAACAGTGGGCAGCCTCGAACAGGTTCTCTTCGGGCCCGGCCGCACCGCCATCGGCGAACTCAACCTCGCCGGTGCCCTGCGTCGCGCCCTGGCCACCACCGGCTATGTCGATCTGAAGGAATTCCAGCGCGTCGACGTCACCGTCTCGCCCTATCAGCCTGGATCGGTGGTTTGA